From Pseudomonas hefeiensis, one genomic window encodes:
- a CDS encoding ABC-F family ATPase, with translation MISTANITMQFGAKPLFENVSVKFGAGNRYGLIGANGCGKSTFMKILGGDLEPSGGQVMLEPNVRLGKLRQDQFAYEEFTVIDTVIMGHEELWKVKAERDRIYSLPEMTEEDGMAVAELETEFAEMDGYTAESRAGELLLGLGIGIEQHFGPMSEVSPGWKLRVLLAQALFSDPEVLLLDEPTNHLDINTIRWLENVLTQRSSLMIIISHDRHFLNSVCTHMADLDYGELRLFPGNYDEYMTVATQSREQLLSDNAKKKAQISELQSFVSRFSANASKAKQATSRAKQIDKIQLAEVKPSSRVSPFIRFEQTKKLHRQAVIVEGMAKGFDGKPLFKDFSFTVEAGERVAIIGPNGIGKTTLLRTLVNELEPDAGTVKWTDAAELGYYAQDHAHDFEDDVNLFDWMGQWTQGGEQLVRGTLGRMLFSNDEILKSVKVISGGEQGRMLFGKLILQKPNVLVMDEPTNHLDMESIEALNLALENYPGTLIFVSHDREFVSSLATRIIELSADGVIDFSGTYDDYLRSQGVLF, from the coding sequence TTGATCTCTACAGCTAACATCACGATGCAGTTCGGCGCCAAGCCGCTGTTCGAAAACGTCTCTGTCAAGTTCGGCGCGGGTAACCGCTACGGTCTGATCGGCGCCAACGGTTGCGGCAAGTCGACCTTCATGAAGATCCTCGGTGGCGACCTCGAGCCATCCGGCGGCCAGGTCATGCTCGAGCCGAACGTGCGCCTGGGTAAACTGCGCCAGGACCAGTTCGCCTACGAAGAATTCACCGTGATCGACACCGTGATCATGGGCCACGAAGAGCTGTGGAAGGTCAAGGCCGAACGCGACCGCATCTATTCGCTGCCGGAAATGACCGAAGAAGACGGCATGGCCGTGGCAGAGCTGGAAACCGAATTCGCCGAGATGGACGGCTACACTGCCGAGTCCCGTGCCGGTGAACTGCTGCTGGGCCTGGGGATTGGCATCGAGCAGCATTTCGGCCCGATGAGCGAAGTGTCGCCCGGCTGGAAACTGCGGGTACTGCTGGCTCAGGCGCTGTTCTCTGACCCGGAAGTGTTGCTGCTGGACGAACCGACCAACCACCTGGATATCAACACCATCCGCTGGCTGGAAAACGTGCTGACCCAGCGTTCGAGCCTGATGATCATCATCTCCCACGACCGTCACTTCCTGAACAGTGTCTGCACTCACATGGCTGACCTGGACTACGGCGAGCTGCGTCTGTTCCCGGGCAACTACGACGAGTACATGACCGTGGCGACCCAGTCCCGCGAGCAACTGCTGTCGGACAACGCCAAGAAGAAAGCGCAGATTTCCGAACTGCAATCGTTCGTCAGCCGCTTCTCGGCCAACGCCTCGAAAGCCAAGCAAGCCACCTCTCGCGCCAAGCAGATCGACAAGATCCAGTTGGCCGAGGTCAAGCCATCGAGCCGTGTCAGCCCGTTCATTCGCTTCGAACAGACCAAAAAGCTGCACCGCCAGGCAGTGATTGTCGAAGGCATGGCCAAAGGGTTCGATGGCAAGCCGCTGTTCAAGGACTTCAGCTTCACCGTCGAAGCCGGCGAGCGCGTGGCGATCATTGGCCCGAACGGCATCGGCAAGACCACCTTGCTGCGCACCCTGGTCAATGAACTGGAGCCGGATGCCGGTACCGTGAAATGGACCGACGCCGCAGAACTGGGCTACTACGCCCAGGACCACGCCCACGACTTCGAAGACGACGTCAACCTGTTCGACTGGATGGGCCAATGGACCCAGGGCGGCGAACAACTGGTTCGTGGCACCTTGGGTCGCATGCTGTTTTCCAACGACGAGATCCTCAAGTCGGTCAAGGTCATTTCCGGTGGCGAACAGGGTCGCATGCTGTTCGGCAAGCTGATCCTGCAAAAGCCGAACGTGCTGGTGATGGACGAACCGACCAACCACCTGGACATGGAATCCATCGAGGCGCTGAACCTGGCGCTGGAAAACTACCCGGGCACGCTGATCTTCGTCAGCCACGACCGAGAGTTCGTATCGTCCCTGGCCACGCGCATCATCGAGTTGAGCGCCGACGGCGTGATCGACTTCAGCGGCACCTATGACGATTACCTGCGCAGCCAGGGTGTGCTGTTCTAA